The Clostridia bacterium genome segment AGGATTTTATAAATGTCTTATTCTGATGATAGTTTTGCAAGAGAATTAATACTTGATCATTATCAAAACCCTAGAGGCAAGGGTATCCCTCAAGGTTATGAAACTGTAACCTTAAAGAATGTGTCTTGCGGAGATATCATAACCGTAGGGGCTAAAATGGATGACAAAAAAATACAAGATATCAGACATGAAGGCACAGGCTGTTCTATTTGCTGTGCCAGCGCATCTATGATGTGCGAGCTTTTAAAAGGCGAAGACAAAGCCCATGCACTAGAATTGACCCATGAATTTTCCAAGATGATGACAAGACAGGATTTTGAGCCTGATGTTTTGGGTGATGCGGCAGCTTTGGAAGGCATTAATAAACTGTTACCCCGAATAAAATGTGCAACTCTTGCATGGAATGCTGCAAAACAGCTTTTGGGTGAGCAAGGAGAACAAAAAGATGAATGACGAATACAAATATGGATTTAATGACGGTGATATAGGTGTATTTAAACTTGACAGAGGACTCAATGAAAAAAGAGTTCGCGAAATCAGCGAGATAAAAGGCGAGCCAGAATGGATGACAGAATTCAGAGTAAAAAGCTACCGCCATTATGTTGCTTCAAAATTACCGTCATGGGCGACTCATCTAATTAAGCTAGAAGAAGATGAATTAAGATATTATATTAAGCCGAGCGAAAAAGTTGCTCAGGATTGGAATCAAGTTCCTGAAAAGATAAAAAAGACT includes the following:
- a CDS encoding SUF system NifU family Fe-S cluster assembly protein, with product MSYSDDSFARELILDHYQNPRGKGIPQGYETVTLKNVSCGDIITVGAKMDDKKIQDIRHEGTGCSICCASASMMCELLKGEDKAHALELTHEFSKMMTRQDFEPDVLGDAAALEGINKLLPRIKCATLAWNAAKQLLGEQGEQKDE